TCTGGCGGCCACACGGAAGTCCTGCTTCATAGCCTGGATAAAAATAATCCTTCTGTGATAAAAATTGCCAACGGCCATATAACTGGCCGCACTGAAGGAGCACCAGTCACCGATCTCGCCATGAGCAAACTGGCTGAAGGCCAGGATGTCACCACCAGCTACTTTACACAAACTGCCGATGGCAAAATGATGCGCTCGGTAACCACTGTGATCAGAAACCCGAAGGGGCAAGCCATTGCCCTGCTGTGCATCAATGTCAACCTGGACGCACCGTTTCGGGAAGTAGTCAGCTCAATGATACCCACCGCGCCAGCAGAAAAAGGTCATGACAACAGTCCGGAAAATTTTGCCAAAAATCTTGATGACCTACTGAACAGTTCTGTTACCAAGGCAATCCGCTCGGTAGAGTCCGATGATCAGGTTCTGCCCTCGTTGAAAAATAAAGCGATCATTGAACAACTGTTTCACCAGGGCATATTTGAACTGAAAGAGGCGATACAGTTTGTCGCGGATCACCTCTGCATCAGCCATCACACGGTTTATCGCCATTTAAGGGAATTGAAAAGCCGTTGATAACAAGCTCCCCGCAGCTGCCTGCCTGACTGTAACGATATTCTTTCATCTCTTGAATGCCTTACAGTCAGCCAGGTTTGTTGACAGGATTACAGCTACAGGAAGCCATTCACCAGAGTGAAAGGCCAGACTTTAAGCATTGCCCTGTTATAAGTCACAAGTTTTATAGCAAAGACAACAAGACACACAATTCCTTTCAATAACTGCTCATCTTCCTTATAAATGCTGTTCTCACTCTTTTGTCCGCCAGGGGCTAAATGCCCATTCGAATCCAAAGCAAAAAAACTTTCATTTACAGGCAGAAGCAACCTGTCACTCAAAGCCCCGGGAATATTAAGCAAAAGCGTATAGGATTTTGATGGTTCAAGATCATGTACGGCGTTTTCAGGAAATATCGGCTTCAACTGACGCTGTATCCATTCGGTGATTTCAGGATCAAGCCCGTGAAGCGCATAGTGAAGCTGAAGACGGTTTTCTTCCGCCCGTGACTTATTGGCAGCTTCAAACCTGTTTCTTTCCTTCCGCTCCCAGCCCGGCTCTGGCTCTACGCAAGATTTATTATAAAAGCGTTCCTGCTGTCTGACCCAATCTTTCCAGAGCGAAGAATAAGGTAATACAGGCAACCAGACTCTTTGAGAGTCCCTGGTTTGTGCATAGAAAATTTCTTCAAGCTGCACCGCCCGAGGCTTCCCCCCGGCATGGTTATCGAGTTTTTGCAGCGCATAAAAAGAAACCCATTTTCGCAATTCCGGAGTCTGGCTTTCAGGCAAAACTGATATCCACGAAAATAAGACAGAACGCTTCTCAATAACCCCGGATTTACAGCTTCTGCCCAAGTGATTATAAGTAGCGCAAATAGCAGCCAGCCGTTTCTCGATATAATCTACACGGTAGTATGGGCGTTGATTTCTGCGGTATACAACTTCATGATTTTGCCCATAATCCCGCTCATACGCTTCTTTATCCATGTCCTCCGCTAAATGCAGAAAGCGAGCCGGAAGCTCATTCGCATGGACTGCTGGCAAAAGTGTATTGAATAGTATGAATAATACGAGTTTTACTTCTTTTTTTATCATCTGTAAATTCTTGCTGAACCAGTAAAAACAAGCTTTTCTATAGCTTCTCTTCAATGCTCAGACTTTGCCTTTTTATGAAAGTTCACTTTTTATCTCTTTTGGAAAAGCTGTTCCTTTCATTCGACAACCATGACCCCGCTCCATAGAATACCGCTTTACCTAACTTGCACGCGGACATCAGTATGACCCCAAGCTCTCACCCTTACGATCAACTCACTCCGGATCGGGTGCTGGACGCCATTGAAAGCCAGGGTTATCTGTCCGATGCCCGTATTATGGCATTAAACAGCTATGAGAACCGCGTGTACCAGGTGGGCATTGAAGAAAGCTCGCCCATCATTGCCAAGTTTTACCGCCCTCAGCGCTGGAGCAAAGCACAAATTCTGGAAGAGCACGAATTCAGCCTGGAACTCCATGATATGGAATTTCCCATTGTTCCTCCGTTAAAGAACGAACAGGGTGAAACCCTGCATGAATTTGAAGGGTTTCAGTTTGCTCTCTTTGAGCGCAAAGGTGGCTATCCTCCAGAGTTGGATAACTTCGACCACCTGCTCACCCTGGGGCGTTGCATGGGCAGGCTACACCAGCTTGGGGCCGCTAAACCCTTCGGGCATCGTCCTGGCATCAACTTGCAGCGTTATGGCAGAGACAACGTCCAATGGCTGTTGGAAAACGATTTTATTCCTGTGGCGCTTCTGCCTGCTTATGAAACCCTGAGCAGAGATATTCTGGAAAAACTGGATAGCATCGAAAAGCATTATCAACCCAAACCCATCCGGGTTCACGGCGATGCCCACTGCGGCAACATCCTCTGGCGTGACGACAACGCTCATTTTGTTGATTTTGATGACACCTGTATGGCACCCGCTATTCAGGATTTATGGATGTTCCTCTCGGGTGATCGCGCCAACCAGACGGCGCAGCTGTCTGAACTACTGGAAGGATACAATGAATTCTACGACTTCAGCCCAATCGAGCTGAACCTGGTGGAGTATTTCCGAACCCTGCGCCTGATCAATTACAGCGGCTGGCTGGCAAAGCGGTGGAATGATCCGGCGTTTCCCATGGCCTTTCCATGGTTTAACACTGAACGCTACTGGTCTGAACATATTCTTGAATTAAGGGAACAGATGGCGATTTTAGATGAACCACCACTGTCCATCATGCCGTGAAACAGTTAAATAAAAATGCAACAATCGCAACATAACTTGTTATACTGACAACAACATAGATAGCCAGAGGCGTTTATTTTGTGGGTATCCACAACCAAACTTGCCAAGATTGAGGGCGTAACAACCCAGACAATAAGGCGAAAGATCGAAAGCGGTCATTACGAGAAAATAATGCAAACGAGCGGGGGTCACTACCGCATATTCATCAACCAGCAGAGGAAGATATGCTATGCAAGGGTTAGCTCAGGGAAGCAAAAATCTTCCATTGCTACGCAAAGGCGACGCTTGCTCGAAAGGTATCCTGACGCAGAATTTATCAGTGACATTGCCAGTGCTTTCAACTTTAAACGAAAAGGACTGCAAACCATTCTGGAATCAGCGATGTGCGACCATCCAACCCACATTGTGGTTACCACAAAAGACAGGCTCGCACGATCAGGATTCGAACTTATCAAGTGGCTCGTTGAATTATCAGGAGGACAAATCGAAGTTTTGGATGACTCGAATGGTTCCGGTGAAGCCTTTGATACCCATGAGCTTATCGGTTTCATTACCTCGTTCTGCAACAGCCACTACGGAAAGCGTTCCGCTAAAAGGCGCAAAGATCGTAGCATCAAAAAGGATCATAATTTACCCGGAGAATGAACCGGCCTACAGGGATGCACTTGCTCTTTACAGGCGTTCTTACAACCTGGCTGTAGAGCGGTTCCGCAATGACAAATACAAGGACGAAAATGGTAAATTTATTAATATGCGCCCGTCGATAAAGGCTCAGGTGGAGAAGGAGCAAAAAGACAATGGACGGGCTTATAACTCTATTATTTCAGATAATGGAACACTAGCGGCAGCGACAACATTCAAGTCTGTTTGCAGTAAAAACAAAAAACTCAAAGGGGCAAGTGAAGGTTTCTCAGAAATAAGTTTTAAGAGCCGTAAAGGAAGCAGGCACTCATTCTCTATTGATAGACTGCCAAAGGGATTGAACCCTTGCGTTAATGCGTTGGGCAGAATCCATCTAACGGAAGAAGTGCCTGCCGAAGCCATTGGTAAATCATGCGTTATTACCTGTGACAAAGGGCGCTGGTTCATTCAGGTTCAACAACACATAGAACTCAATGCCGATATCCAAGGCGCAGTGAAGTGTGTTGGGATAGACCCCGGAGTGCGAACTTTTGCTACCTGTTTCAGCGATAAAGAGGCTTTAATTGCAGGAAATGACTTTGCCAAAAAAAAGTTGTTCCCGCTTATGAAACGAGTTGACAATCTCATTGGGCAAAAACAAAAGATTCTGAACACCCAAAAAGGCATAAAGTTTCCTGACATGCCTCAGTGGGCGCAGGATCGTATTGTCAACTTTGACAAAGAGATTAACCGCCTCAAGTGCAAGAAAGATGACATTATTCTGGACTTGCATAACCGACTGGCGTTCGAGCTTGTATCCAATTATGACGTTATCTTTCTGCCGTCTTTCGAGACGAGGGGTATGGTCACGCGAAAAGACAAAAAGGTGCGTACCATACGCCGGAATACCTGCCGCCAGATGCTAGATCTCAATCATTACGGGTTTAAGGTGCGTTTGAAGTGGTACGCCAGAAAGTACGGAAAGCACGTTGTGGATTGCAATGAAGCGTACACGTCAAAGACCCGCTCATGGGATGGCAGTATTGATGATCGGCTTGGTTCATCAAAAGTTATAAAAGGCAATGGTTTCACCGTTGACAGAGACATCAACGGTGCGAGAAACGTCCTTCTTAAAAATCTAACAAGGCAGCTTGAGCCTTAATCATAACAACGAATGTTGCGTTCGTTGCGGTTTTAATCAAGAGAAAGAGTTGATGACGATTATTCATCGTCATCAAAGTTGTAAGCATCAGGCGCCAGGTTTTCAAAACGGGTGTACTGACCAATAAATGCCAGCCTGACAGAGCCGATAGGGCCATTACGCTGCTTACCAATGATAATCTCGCCCACCCCTTTGTACTCGGTATCCGGGTTATACACTTCATCACGGTAAATAAACATAATGACGTCAGCATCCTGCTCAATCGCTCCGGATTCACGCAGGTCGGAGTTAACCGGGCGCTTGTTAGGACGCTGCTCAAGGGATCGGTTCAACTGCGACAATGCAATAACCGGCACATTAAACTCTTTGGCAATGGCTTTCAGAGAACGGGAAATTTCAGAAATCTCGTTGGTTCGCCCCTGGTCGTAACCCGGTATCTGCATCAGTTGCAGATAGTCGATCATGATCATACCCAGCTCGCCATGCTCCCTGACAATCCGGCGGGCGCGGGAACGCATTTCTGAAGGACTGATACCGGCAGTATCATCAATAAACAACTTCTTATCCTTGATGCGCTCAACCGCCGACACCAGCTTGGGCCAGTCTTCTTCTTCCAGATTACCGGAACGCACCTTGGACTGGTTGATCCGCCCCAGAGAGGACAACATACGCATCATCAATTGTTCACTGGGCATTTCCAGACTGAAGACCATGATGCCCTTGTCGGTATTCAGCAATGCGTTTTCTACCAGGTTCATGGCGAAGGTCGTGTTATGAACACAGAAGTCTTCTGCAACAAAGTTATGGGTGTCCGGCACTGTCAGGTCGTATACCTGCTTGTCACCCTGAGGTTCTATAGCAACAATTTTGTCCCAGTAGACATCCGAGTTGGCAAGACGACGTAAATAGTCATCAGCAAAAAGTTCAGCAAATAAGGAAGCCCGCCTTCTGCTGATCCCACGTCGGCTTTTTCCTGTCAGGTGAGGGTTATAATTTTCGGGATAAGCCTTCCCGGCACTGGTGTAAATTTCTCTCCAGCTCCGGTCACTTTTCAGTTTTAAAATATACTCACAAACTGACTCTGGCAGGGTGTCACTATTGTCATGAGGTTTTTTTCCTGCCAGCGCCTTTCGAACCGCTTCAATACGATCCTCTTTGGCAAAAATATCAATATTGTCAATAAATGCCTGAATTGAAGACTGGCTCAGCACTTCCAGCTCATAAGGAACCTGCGCCCCCTCATAGCTGGTTACCTTATCTCTTACTTTGGCATTAACACCAAAGCGCAGCAGAAGATGTTGCAGCCCTTTGATCAGTTCATAGCTTGAGGATGAGTAGGATATACGGCACTGGCTGTTTGCCTGGACAAAAGCACTGCCATCACAAGTAAAGAGGTGACTCAGGAATATGGCCAGACTGTCTTTTTCCAACTGATAAACAATATCTGGTATTGTTTTTTCATGGGCCAGCCTGTTGTTCAGGCCGAGCGCATCCAGCCATTTTGTTAATGGGTTTTGATCACTCCAGACCGCCTGCTCATAGCCACCGGGAAACAGTTCTTCTGCGCGACCCCGCCGACGAGCTTCAAAAACCTGTTCCAGATCACTGCTAACCCTTACGGACGGAGTACCTTCACTGCCTTCAATGCGAACGCCTTTAACCCCACCGAAATCGTTAACCGCTGCAATAAAATCTTCCAGCACTCTTTCATTGCTATTGGTAAAGAGCAGAGAGGCCTGCGTTGTTCCGCCATCACCAATAAAATAAGCCATTAACCTGATTTTATGGTCAGGTAGACGCTTATGACCAAACACGGGTAAAACTCTTGGCACAGCAACGGCATCACCCACTTTGAGATTGCCCAGAGGCTGCCAGCCAGCACCCGACAGAAAAGGGTGGGTCAATGTAGTTTCTATGGTTCGCCCTAAAGCGGTCTTAACTTTAAAGACAGGTTTTAAGCCATCGTCCACAAAAGCCGATGGCGTTGCAGGACTTAGACGAAAATCATCCCCCAGAGAAAGCAGCGAACCAGACTGCCGGATAACAATATCATCAATCTTAACCAGCTCACCGGACTCAGGATCAAGCACACGACTACCTGAAACGATGCACTTACCCATGGACGGACGTGCAGCCACAATCACCATATCGGACGGCTGCATCCCCGACGTCATGTTATCCAGATCGGTAAAACCGGTGGTAATACCGGTAATGGCATCACCGGCATTAAACAGCTCGTCAATCTTCTTGACGGTGTTATCAAGGATTTCACGAACCCCCTGGGGGCCACCGGTTTTCGGACGTTCTTCGGCGATGTTGAAAACCAGACGCTCCGCTTCGTCCAGTACATCCTGACTGTTCAGACCTTCAGGGTTATAAGCCCTTTCAGTAATCTTCTGACTGATATTAATCAGTTTGCGAAGCACTGAGCGTTCCTGAATGATATTGGCATAGGCTTCAATGTTCGCAACCCCGGCCACACTGGACACCAGCTCAGTGATGTAAAGCATGCCACCGGCATCGTCCAGTTCTCCCTGACGATCCAGAGTGTCAGCCAGCATCAGCGGATCAAAAGGCAGGCTTTCATTAGCGGACTTTGCCATCGCCGTATAGATGATACGATGGCGGGGATGGTAAAAATCATCACCCGTGATTTTATCCCCAACCTTGTCCCACGCTTCGTTATCCAGCATCAGGCCGCCCAGCACAGACTGCTCCGCCTCAATAGAATGAGGCGGAGTTTTCAGGTTAACTGTTGCTTGATCAATGGGTAATTCAGCTTCTTGCAGGGTACTTTGCATGGCCATAATAAACAGGTTGTCAGTTAGCACTACAGAATACCGCAACTCAACCGTGGTAGACAGAGTGAATTTTTGGGCATGATAATTAAATCACAAGCTACACTACGCCTTCCTTAGTGTATTTCAATGGCCATTTCAGTGCGCAACTATTACTTGTGTTTACTCTTATTTTTTGGCATTGCTTCCCACGGGATGGATCCCCCCCCGATACAACCAAAGCCAGACTCACAGTCCTGCAACGAGATAAGGGCAATAGAGTCCATTGCGGAGTTTATCTCTAAAGCAGTCGAATTGAGTCATACCGGAAGGGTGCTTGTTGTATTTGACCTCGACAATGTGCTGATAAGAACACAAACAAGAAAGACCGTTTCGCAAGAACAGTATGAACCTGAATTTTTGCAGCTCGGACCGGAAATGTGGAGGGAAATGCAAAATGTAAGAGCTTCTTGCGCATTCAGCATGACGGGTTCTTATAATGCTCAGGCCTGCGGCCTGACTCATCAAAAACCAACAACAAGCGGGCACAATTATATTCCTGGCAGGCTGGCAGGATGGGTCAATCATTTAACGAAAATAACAGATGTTATTGGGTTAACAATGAGAAGTAGTCGGTCTCAAGCCCGTCTGAGGCAATCAGGTATTAATCTTACGGGACAAAGCAATGCCATTGATATAGTAACTACTCAAACGCATTTTATAAACTCACAAAATTCAGGGTATAGAGAAAACATCATATATACCAACCATAATCCTAAAGGGAATTATCTGTTAGAGTTTTACAACCTCAGTAATGAATACGATACCGTTTTATTCATTGATGACTTACCGGGTAATGTCCAGAATGTTGTCAACACGTTAAGCGCAGCCGGTATTAACGTACTCGGTTTTTGGCTAAAGTCGGAAACTCTGGGCAAATATCAACCACCGCAGGCCGAGGCATATAAATCTCGTGCTTTCTTTTTCCACCCCAAGCCTGACGGTGATGATGACAATGACGATACGGAAAACGGGGAAAGCGACGATTCATGGCCTGACATTAATTAAACTTAACACCTGAACGACAAAAACCGTCTAATTCTAATCCGCAGTTTAAACCAACCCTTAAACACCGATTTCCCCACCATCGTTCTTCATAATAACCACGGTTGATGCCCTTGGCCTTACCGATACCCCGACGGGTGTCTCTTCAGCCGCATTGGTGCTGTAAGGCCAGTTTGACGGATGCTGAATATTCACAAAGAAATTTTTGTTATCCCCTGTAAAGGCAAGGCCAGTCACTTCACAACCATTAGGGCCAACAAAAAACCGCCGTAGCTGATCCTGATTATTTCCATCAATCACAGGCTCGCCAGAGTCGGCATTACTCAGTCTGGATGGAATCACTGCCAGCATCTGATCATTGGTGTTTTCCTCTACTTCATCAGCACCGTTGTCAGTCTGAATCCAGAGGATACCGCGACTATCGAAAGCCAGACCATCCGGGCTGGCAAACTCATTACGAGCCGTTAAACCAGACCGATTGGTGACACTGTCACCACTGGCTGGCGAGCCAAAGACAAAGAAATCCCAGGTAAACTCCGTCGCCGCAGCACCTTCCTGCCAGCGAATGATATGACCAAATTTATTGTTTGTTCTTGGATTGGGCGTATTAGCGTCTGTGCGATTGGTGTTATTGGTCAGTGTCACATAAACCAGTCCGGTAGCGGGGTCTACCGCGGTCCACTCCGGGCGATCCATAGGCGTTGCTCCAACCTCATCACCTGCCCACGGACAATTCAGAATAATCTCCGCCTGCGAACCTACCACTTCTTTCAGGGTTTTACCCGATTGGGTTATCGTGCTTTCCAGCAAAGGAATCCAGGAACCCTTACCCTCTTCATTAAACCGGGCAACGAACAGAATGCCATCATC
Above is a genomic segment from Endozoicomonas euniceicola containing:
- the dnaB gene encoding replicative DNA helicase; translation: MAMQSTLQEAELPIDQATVNLKTPPHSIEAEQSVLGGLMLDNEAWDKVGDKITGDDFYHPRHRIIYTAMAKSANESLPFDPLMLADTLDRQGELDDAGGMLYITELVSSVAGVANIEAYANIIQERSVLRKLINISQKITERAYNPEGLNSQDVLDEAERLVFNIAEERPKTGGPQGVREILDNTVKKIDELFNAGDAITGITTGFTDLDNMTSGMQPSDMVIVAARPSMGKCIVSGSRVLDPESGELVKIDDIVIRQSGSLLSLGDDFRLSPATPSAFVDDGLKPVFKVKTALGRTIETTLTHPFLSGAGWQPLGNLKVGDAVAVPRVLPVFGHKRLPDHKIRLMAYFIGDGGTTQASLLFTNSNERVLEDFIAAVNDFGGVKGVRIEGSEGTPSVRVSSDLEQVFEARRRGRAEELFPGGYEQAVWSDQNPLTKWLDALGLNNRLAHEKTIPDIVYQLEKDSLAIFLSHLFTCDGSAFVQANSQCRISYSSSSYELIKGLQHLLLRFGVNAKVRDKVTSYEGAQVPYELEVLSQSSIQAFIDNIDIFAKEDRIEAVRKALAGKKPHDNSDTLPESVCEYILKLKSDRSWREIYTSAGKAYPENYNPHLTGKSRRGISRRRASLFAELFADDYLRRLANSDVYWDKIVAIEPQGDKQVYDLTVPDTHNFVAEDFCVHNTTFAMNLVENALLNTDKGIMVFSLEMPSEQLMMRMLSSLGRINQSKVRSGNLEEEDWPKLVSAVERIKDKKLFIDDTAGISPSEMRSRARRIVREHGELGMIMIDYLQLMQIPGYDQGRTNEISEISRSLKAIAKEFNVPVIALSQLNRSLEQRPNKRPVNSDLRESGAIEQDADVIMFIYRDEVYNPDTEYKGVGEIIIGKQRNGPIGSVRLAFIGQYTRFENLAPDAYNFDDDE
- a CDS encoding RNA-guided endonuclease InsQ/TnpB family protein translates to MSLSVSLPRSATATTESVPLKGAKIVASKRIIIYPENEPAYRDALALYRRSYNLAVERFRNDKYKDENGKFINMRPSIKAQVEKEQKDNGRAYNSIISDNGTLAAATTFKSVCSKNKKLKGASEGFSEISFKSRKGSRHSFSIDRLPKGLNPCVNALGRIHLTEEVPAEAIGKSCVITCDKGRWFIQVQQHIELNADIQGAVKCVGIDPGVRTFATCFSDKEALIAGNDFAKKKLFPLMKRVDNLIGQKQKILNTQKGIKFPDMPQWAQDRIVNFDKEINRLKCKKDDIILDLHNRLAFELVSNYDVIFLPSFETRGMVTRKDKKVRTIRRNTCRQMLDLNHYGFKVRLKWYARKYGKHVVDCNEAYTSKTRSWDGSIDDRLGSSKVIKGNGFTVDRDINGARNVLLKNLTRQLEP
- a CDS encoding helix-turn-helix transcriptional regulator, which codes for MLESIKPVVDGIAAVSGGHTEVLLHSLDKNNPSVIKIANGHITGRTEGAPVTDLAMSKLAEGQDVTTSYFTQTADGKMMRSVTTVIRNPKGQAIALLCINVNLDAPFREVVSSMIPTAPAEKGHDNSPENFAKNLDDLLNSSVTKAIRSVESDDQVLPSLKNKAIIEQLFHQGIFELKEAIQFVADHLCISHHTVYRHLRELKSR
- a CDS encoding recombinase family protein, giving the protein MQTSGGHYRIFINQQRKICYARVSSGKQKSSIATQRRRLLERYPDAEFISDIASAFNFKRKGLQTILESAMCDHPTHIVVTTKDRLARSGFELIKWLVELSGGQIEVLDDSNGSGEAFDTHELIGFITSFCNSHYGKRSAKRRKDRSIKKDHNLPGE
- a CDS encoding DUF2608 domain-containing protein gives rise to the protein MAISVRNYYLCLLLFFGIASHGMDPPPIQPKPDSQSCNEIRAIESIAEFISKAVELSHTGRVLVVFDLDNVLIRTQTRKTVSQEQYEPEFLQLGPEMWREMQNVRASCAFSMTGSYNAQACGLTHQKPTTSGHNYIPGRLAGWVNHLTKITDVIGLTMRSSRSQARLRQSGINLTGQSNAIDIVTTQTHFINSQNSGYRENIIYTNHNPKGNYLLEFYNLSNEYDTVLFIDDLPGNVQNVVNTLSAAGINVLGFWLKSETLGKYQPPQAEAYKSRAFFFHPKPDGDDDNDDTENGESDDSWPDIN
- a CDS encoding serine/threonine protein kinase, whose amino-acid sequence is MTPSSHPYDQLTPDRVLDAIESQGYLSDARIMALNSYENRVYQVGIEESSPIIAKFYRPQRWSKAQILEEHEFSLELHDMEFPIVPPLKNEQGETLHEFEGFQFALFERKGGYPPELDNFDHLLTLGRCMGRLHQLGAAKPFGHRPGINLQRYGRDNVQWLLENDFIPVALLPAYETLSRDILEKLDSIEKHYQPKPIRVHGDAHCGNILWRDDNAHFVDFDDTCMAPAIQDLWMFLSGDRANQTAQLSELLEGYNEFYDFSPIELNLVEYFRTLRLINYSGWLAKRWNDPAFPMAFPWFNTERYWSEHILELREQMAILDEPPLSIMP